The following are encoded together in the Salvia hispanica cultivar TCC Black 2014 chromosome 6, UniMelb_Shisp_WGS_1.0, whole genome shotgun sequence genome:
- the LOC125193451 gene encoding VQ motif-containing protein 4, whose translation MEMSSASSPREKKASPTNSSSSSSINASPLPLPLPTPPHTPTPKPRSHDANNPYPTTFVQADTTTFKQVVQMLTGSPKPDPSPTPPRSGSGSGIGIPPIKSTNQKKQGFKLYERRNSLKNGLIINTFSPNYSNSNSNSNSKSPGILSPSILDFPALMLSPVTPIINEEERAIADKKFYFHPSPRTAPEPPQLLPLFPVTSPRASTS comes from the coding sequence ATGGAAATGAGCTCAGCATCATCACCAAGAGAGAAGAAGGCCTCTCCCACAAACAGCtccagcagcagcagcatcaATGCCTCCCCActccccctccccctccccaCCCCACCCCACACCCCAACCCCAAAGCCCAGATCCCACGACGCCAACAATCCCTACCCAACCACCTTCGTCCAAGCCGACACCACCACCTTCAAACAGGTCGTCCAAATGCTAACCGGATCCCCCAAACCCGATCCATCTCCCACGCCTCCTCGCTCCGGCTCCGGCTCTGGCATCGGCATTCCACCCATCAAGAGCACCAATCAGAAGAAGCAAGGCTTCAAGCTCTACGAGCGCCGCAACAGCCTCAAGAACGGCCTCATCATCAACACCTTTTCCCCCAATTATTcgaattccaattccaattccaattccaaatcGCCCGGAATTCTGTCGCCGAGCATACTTGATTTTCCGGCGCTGATGCTGAGCCCGGTCACGCCGATCATCAACGAGGAGGAGAGGGCGATTGCGGACAAGAAATTCTACTTCCACCCGTCGCCGCGGACCGCGCCGGAGCCGCCGCAGCTGCTGCCGCTCTTTCCGGTTACCTCGCCGCGGGCCTCTACTTCTTGA
- the LOC125194181 gene encoding proton pump-interactor 1-like → MGMEVVDSKLALDALSETDVSAEVGKVDIKFGSHGAEEPAKGVELNKVAESNFPKDVVDEWPEPTQIHSFYIVRYRAFEDQNLKAKLDMADKELQKKNQARSQIFEKLKTKRAERAEVRTQIHSLSVENKQFRSVLDEKRREMEPLQQALGKLRGSSGSRDNRGAGVCSSEAELNDVIKSLQYRIQHESIPLSEEKQILREIKLLEGTREKVIAYASERARIQDSLGQKEDIQDQVKSIGVDLDGVRKEKQVVFAKIKQLDEEKLDLEKDINALEEELSAVTEKRDKIFQSITEMRKRRDEGNSPFYNNRNLLAKAKVLASKKDINAVKELSNTEVENFMALWNGNKAFRSDYESRILQSLDSRQLSKDGRLRNFDEKPLVVAERPVPSEAVAVPTKVKEASRVEAAPLEKKVVGKAKSSKNHKEEIKAESALEKTDKEFEQEAPPVEKPQKDPRQVVVDEKKLKELKREEEIAKRNQAEERKKKLAEKAATKAAIKAQKEAEKKLKEREKRARKKNGGGGAAAAESEEAGEAVAEDAEAEKVEEKVEVAVAQKSKERKEHSVRQRGRGRGGDSLPKAILKRKKATNYWMWGAAAAALVAILLAVVGYSYLN, encoded by the exons ATGGGTATGGAGGTTGTAGACTCGAAATTAGCCTTGGATGCTCTGAGTGAAACCGATGTCTCGGCTGAAGTTGGAAAAGTTGACATAAAGTTTGGCTCACATGGTGCTGAGGAGCCGGCAAAAGGTGTGGAACTGAATAAAGTTGCCGAGTCCAATTTCCCTAAGGATGTGGTCGATGAGTGGCCTGAGCCCACGCAGATTCACTCCTTTTACATTGTTAGATACCGAGCATTTGAAGACCAGAATCTGAAGGCCAAACTTGATATGGCTGATAAAGAACTGCAGAAAAAGAACCAGGCGCGCTCACAGATTTTTGAGAAACTGAAGACCAAAAGG GCCGAAAGGGCGGAGGTCAGAACTCAAATACATTCTTTAAGTGTTGAGAACAAACAGTTTAGGTCTGTATTGGAtgaaaagagaagagaaatggAACCTCTTCAGCAGGCTCTGGGCAAGTTGAGAGGTTCGTCTGGTTCTAGAGATAATAGGGGTGCAGGTGTATGTTCATCCGAGGCCGAACTCAATGATGTT ATCAAAAGCTTGCAATACCGTATTCAGCACGAAAGTATTCCTCTCAGTGAAGAGAAGCAGATTCTCAgagaaattaaactactcgAGGGAACAAGGGAGAAGGTTATTGCTTATGCTTCTGAGAGGGCTAGGATTCAGGATTCGTTGGGGCAAAAGGAAGATATCCAAGACCAGGTCAAA TCGATAGGAGTGGATCTCGATGGAGTTAGGAAGGAGAAACAGGTGGTCTTTGCCAAGATCAAACAGCTAGATGAAGAAAAGTTGGATCTTGAGAAAGACATAAATGCCTTAGAAGAAGAACTTAGTGCAGTTACCGAGAAGAGGGATAAGATTTTTCAGAGCATTACTGAAATGAGGAAAAGACGAGACGAAGGG AATTCCCCCTTCTACAATAACCGTAACCTCTTGGCAAAGGCTAAAGTACTTGCATCGAAAAAGGATATCAATGCTGTGAAGGAGCTTTCAAATACAGAG GTTGAGAATTTCATGGCCCTCTGGAATGGTAATAAGGCTTTCCGGTCCGACTACGAAAGTAGAATCTTGCAATCACTCGATTCAAGGCAGTTGAGCAAGGACGGCCGCTTGAGAAACTTTGATGAGAAACCACTAGTGGTAGCTGAGAGACCAGTTCCGTCGGAGGCTGTGGCTGTCCCGACAAAAGTCAAGGAAGCCTCCAGGGTGGAAGCTGCTCCCCTCGAGAAGAAAGTAGTCGGGAAAGCCAAGAGCAGTAAAAACCACAAAGAAGAAATCAAGGCCGAATCCGCCTTGGAGAAAACCGACAAGGAATTCGAACAAGAGGCCCCTCCTGTGGAAAAGCCACAGAAGGATCCTCGTCAAGTAGTCGTTGACGAGAAGAAGCTGAAGGAGCtcaagagagaggaagagatcGCCAAGCGTAATCAGGCAgaggagaggaagaagaagctgGCAGAGAAGGCGGCCACCAAAGCAGCGATAAAAGCTCAGAAGGAAGCCGAGAAGAAGCTCAAA GAGCGCGAAAAGAGGGCGAGGAAGAAGAACGGTGGTGGTGGGGCTGCTGCAGCCGAGTCTGAGGAAGCCGGGGAGGCTGTTGCGGAGGATGCTGAGGCGGAGAAGGTGGAGGAGAAGGTTGAAGTGGCAGTGGCGCAGAAGAGCAAGGAGCGGAAGGAACACTCGGTGAGGCAGAGGGGGCGTGGCAGGGGCGGGGATTCTCTGCCCAAGGCGATACTGAAACGCAAGAAGGCAACGAACTACTGGATGTGGGGCGCGGCTGCAGCTGCGCTCGTGGCGATTTTGCTTGCGGTGGTTGGCTATAGCTATCTGAATTGA